The window TGGACTGAACGGTGCGGCAAGGGCAGCTGGTTCAGCACCCTGGAAACCGTCGAGTATGCCTTGAAAAACGTTGACGATGAAAAATTGTGGACTATGCGCAATGAGGCACGCCAACCGCTCATTACAGCGGTGCGCCGTCGTCTAATTTGCCAGCAGGAAGCTTGCCGCCTGTCTGAAAAAGATCTTCGGCAATGCCGTGAGACGCTTGATCCGCATGTGCTGACAATCGGCTTCGCTCGCCGCTTTGCCAGTTACAAGAGACCAGGGTTGCTACTTACCGACCCGGAACGATTGACCCACCTACTCACGCACCCACAGCATCCTGTTCAGCTTATTATTGCCGGTAAGGCACATCCTCAGGATGAAGAAGGAAAAAGGCTGGTCCGCGAATGGAGTGAGTATTTGCGCCGACCGGAAGTGCGTGAGCATGGAGTTTTCCTTGAGGATTATGATATGGGCCTTGCTGCTGAACTGGTCCAGGGTGTTGATCTGTGGTTGAATACACCTCGCCGGCCCTGGGAAGCCTGCGGTACCAGTGGAATGAAGGTGCTGGTTAACGGAGGGCTCAACTTGTCCGAACTTGATGGCTGGTGGGCCGAGGCCTATGAACCTGGAGTAGGTTGGTCACTTGGTGATGGAAAGGAGCACGATCACGATCCCGCCTGGGATGCCAAAGAGGCTGAAGAATTGTATATGCTGCTGGAGGAGGAAGTGGTACCGGCATTCTACACCCGCGACGAACGCGGCATTCCCACGGCATGGGTGACCAGAATGCGGCATAGCATGGCACGACTGACGCCACTATTTTCCTGCAATCGGATGGTGCGAGAGTACACCAGCGATTACTATGTGCCGGCAGCAGCGGCGTATCAACGGAGGGCCGCAGACAATGGTAGTCTTGCAACCGCCCTGGATGAGTGGCATCTTACTCTTCTTAGTCACTGGCAGCAGCTGCGTTTTGGGCAATGCACTGTCGATGAGTCTTCCGTGCGAAACCTGTTTCTCGTTGAAGTCTATCTGGGTGAGGTGCATCCGTCAGCAGTTAGGGTTGAATTGTATGCTGACCCGCTGTCACCTGATTCGAATCCCGTCCGCATAACCATGGATCGTGGTGAGAGGCTATCAGGGTCTGTTATCGGCTATCAATATCATGCAGTTGTATCAAAAGGGCGATCTGCACAAGACTACACTCCGAGAGTGATACCATATCATGCGGATGCCTCAGTGCCTGTAGAAATCAATTTTATTCTCTGGCGGGAATGACGCTTCCATAAGAAATTGAATACTGGGGCCATTCTGGGTGCAGCATTGCTTGCTTCAATATGACATACTGTGGGCATGCTAAGGATGCCTAAATTATCGGTTAAATAGTGGCCGATAATGGCTGTACTGACATCGTTATTACCCCTGTTCCAAGTGGCTTGTGCTGGGACAAGATGCTCCATCCAATAACGCGATTAATATAGCCATTCCGAATGACTGAAGATTCCACCGAATCTTGAAGTTGAGATGTCTACTGTTCATTTATAGTCGAGCCTTCCCAGATTTTGGTCTCCAATAGTCTTAGGCAGCTTGGAAGGTAACGACACAATCGTGCAAGGCGAGATTGAAGATGTTCATCGGCTATCTGATGTGATTGGCAGATAGGACAACTGAAGACGATTCCTGATGTTTTTCAGAGCCAGGATGCTTGAAATCAAACCGACCCAAAATTTCGGGATCAGCGATGCACAGTAGGTAGAGACTATTCTAAACCATCAAGAATTTGCTGAAACACTATTTGGCAATTATTATATTTTTTGGGTTAGATTTTTCTAGTACCGAGAAAACAAATCTGTTCCATTTTCCATCCATGCCGTCGTTGTTTACGTCGCGCCGCATAAAATGCCTGATTACGTCATTCTATCGAGTTGTTTATCATGTACTCGGGCAAGAAGAATTACACTACAGATAGAACCCAATAACGCTAGTGCCATATCTGACTGAGTATCCCAAACGTAACCTTG of the Desulfosediminicola ganghwensis genome contains:
- the glgP gene encoding alpha-glucan family phosphorylase, with the translated sequence MNPERYLPRSLPASLKGLTDLALDLRWNWNHCADVLWRAIDPEIWEGTEDPWLILESVSRMRLETLAADPAFMEELRNQLAYRQAYMRQPTWYDERYGSDRLGSVVYFSMEFGLSDALPIYSGGLGVLAGDFLKTASDLGIPVVGIGLLYQQGYFRQALDTNGVQLAFFPFNNPTMLPVLPLQGPDGEWLRVSVELPGRTLHLRGWLAQVGRVPLYLLDSNDLLNAPGDRGITGELYGGGTEMRLRQEIVLGIGGWRLLDALKISPSVCHLNEGHAAFVVLERARRFMDQHDRSFSISFQATRAGNIFTTHTPVAAGFDRFPPGLMTQYFSEYTKTLGISMEALLSLGCSREAENHDSFNMAYLALRGCGRTNGVSRLHGEVSRQIFRPLFPRWPQQEIPIGHVTNGVHVPSWDSAAADTLWTERCGKGSWFSTLETVEYALKNVDDEKLWTMRNEARQPLITAVRRRLICQQEACRLSEKDLRQCRETLDPHVLTIGFARRFASYKRPGLLLTDPERLTHLLTHPQHPVQLIIAGKAHPQDEEGKRLVREWSEYLRRPEVREHGVFLEDYDMGLAAELVQGVDLWLNTPRRPWEACGTSGMKVLVNGGLNLSELDGWWAEAYEPGVGWSLGDGKEHDHDPAWDAKEAEELYMLLEEEVVPAFYTRDERGIPTAWVTRMRHSMARLTPLFSCNRMVREYTSDYYVPAAAAYQRRAADNGSLATALDEWHLTLLSHWQQLRFGQCTVDESSVRNLFLVEVYLGEVHPSAVRVELYADPLSPDSNPVRITMDRGERLSGSVIGYQYHAVVSKGRSAQDYTPRVIPYHADASVPVEINFILWRE